AAATTATATCACAAACAAAAATCAACTTAAAGGGGTGGCAAGTTCAAATTATTGTAATGATGATCAAAGTTCTGCATATAAGCGATCAGAGGCGTCCGATCTCTTCGATAAGGCGTTTCTTAAGGTTTTCGGCAGTATCATTGCAGACCGGCACTCCTTTTCTGAAAAGTACGAATCCATCGGGAGTCCCCGCTATGCCGAGATCGGCTCCCGCAGCCTCTCTGGGGCCGTTGACCTCGCACCCCATGACAGCTATCGTAGTTCCGTCCTTTATGTCTTCGGGCAGAAGTGAGGTGACTTCCTCGACAAGCCGCACGACGTCCATCCTTCTGCGTCCGCAGGTAGGACAGCTGATGATGCTGCAGCCTTTCTGCCTGATCTCGAGCGCGCGGAGTATGCTGTAGCCCACCCTGACCTCATCTATAGAGGGACCTGTCAGACTTACCCTGATGGTGTCACCGATCCCCTGAGCAAGCATCAGGGATATCCCGGCCGCACCTTTTACTATTCCCGAAGTTCCGCTTCCGGCCTCTGTAATGCCGATATGCAGCGGGAAGGGAAATTTCTGTGAAAGGATGGAGTTTGCCCGCACTGTTTCCGTTACCGAGCTTGATTTTGCGGAGATGATAATATTTTCAAAAGAGTTATCGAGAAGTATCCTGACCTGTTCTTCTACTGCGTAAGCGAGGGCAGCAGCCCTGTCGCCTTTGGCGTGTTCCAGCTGTGCCCCGCTGATGGATCCTCCGTTTGCTCCTATCCTGATCACGGCACTCATCTCATGTGCCAGGCGGATAACATCTTCAATTCCCTTTTTGTCGCTCATGTTTCCCGGATTTATCCGGATGGAGGCGCAGCCTGATCCGAGGGCGGCTATGGCGAGCCTGTGGTTGAAATGGATATCAGCCATCAGCGGCACAGGCGATCTTTCATTCAGGGCCTTCATGTTTGGTGCAAGGCCGAGCTCGGGCAGCGATACCCTTATAAGCTCGCATCCTTCACTCGCCAGCGCCGCGCACTCATCAGCACAGCCGTCTGTGTCGGAAAGCGGTGTCTTGATCATGCTCTCGACGCGCACGGGTGAATTGCCGCCTATTGAAAGTCCTTTGATCTCAACACTTTCCCTGCTTCCCATAGGTCTCTGCCGCCTCTCTACCTGAAAAAGAGCCTGATGATGTCTTTTCCGGTGACCAGTATGATGAGGGAGATGAGGATCATGAACCCGCCATAGTGGATCAGCGCCTCCCATTTTTCCGGGACTTTCTTTCCTGTTGCCATCTCTGCAAGTATGAAAATTATCCTCCCCCCGTCGAGGGCAGGGAAAGGCAGAAGGTTCAGCAGCCCCAGGTGCAGGTTTATCACTCCCAGGAATGCGATAAAGGACCATATCCCCTGCTTGAGGGCATCACCGGCCATCACTGCTATGCCTACGGGACCGACAACATCAGACTGAACTTTTCTTGTAAGCACCATCCAGAGGCCTTTGAGTATCTCTACGCCCATGTCCCAGGAATACCCAAGGCTTTTTCGGAGCGCGGTATGTATGGGATATGTTATTCTTCCAGGCTGGACACCAAGAAGACGGCCTCCATGAGCCGGATCGGCGGGGATGTCGACATCAACGCCGATCATTCCGCCGCCCCTCTGGAGCGTTATTTGGAAAAGGTCGTCGGTCACATCCTTGTCCTGTATAGTTTCCCTGATATCAGACCATTTGTTCAGCTCTTTGCCGTTTATAGATTTTATAACGTCCCCTGGCTGTATCCCGGCAGAAAAGGCTGGTGTGCCTTCCATTACTTTCCCTACTAGAGGCCTGTCAAGATCCATTATCCCGTGTCCGGCAAGAAGGGCGGCAGTGAGAAGCCATGCCAGTATAAGGTTTACGGTCGCACCGGAGGCGAGCACCAGGAGTCTCTCCCATGGTTTTTTTGATGAGAGTGAGCGGGCAGGGTCGTAACCTTCAGGCTTTGGATCTTCTTCCGAAGAGTCCTCCCCCTCAAGCTTGACGAATCCGCCTATTGGAAAAGCCCTCAGTGACCACAGTGTTTCGCCCTTTTGCCTGCTCCAGAGCGATGGTCCCATGCCGAAAGAAAATTCATGTATAAGCACGCCCCTCCAACGGGCAGAAATGTAATGCCCACCCTCGTGGGATATGACGCAGATGGAAATAACGATCAGAAAAGAAAGAAGACTTATCAATTTACATTCCTCCAGTTTTTACAGAGCCTCCACGCCGTTTTTTCTCCTTCGCTGACCAAGCTGACAGCCTCATCGAGCGATGCGGGAGAACTTGACTTGGATCCGGAGAGTGTTTCTTCTATGATTTTCGGTATAGCATTAAACGGGATGATCCCCTCAAGGAATGCCCTGACCGCTGCTTCGTCAGCTCCAACAAGGAGAGAGGGATATGCTCCGCCCATTTCCCCTGCTTTGCAGGCTATACCAAAACATGGGAAAATGGAACCGTCAATTTCCCTAAAGGTGAGATCAAACATTTCAGGTTCAATGGCGCTTAGCCCAGAACCGACAAGGTCAAGCCTCTCCGGCCATGCCAAAGCGGCGGCTGCCGGGAGGCGCATGTCGGGCGGGGAAAGGAGCATTTTCATCGTTCCGTCAAAGAAGAGGACCACGCCGTGTACCTGTGATCTGGGATGTATGAGCGCGCTGACCTTTTCTGCAGGAAGGCCGAAAAGCTGCATGGCTTCGATGCACTCGATGCCTTTGTTCATAAGCGTAGCACTGTCGACCGTGATTTTCGGGCCCATTTTCCAGACAGGGTGTGAAAGAGTCTCCTCAGGCGTTACTTTTTCAAGCATCTCTCTGGTGTGGTTCCTGAAAGGGCCTCCGGATGCGGTAAGCCATATCTTTTTTATTTCAGTCTTCTTGTCTTCCCTGAGGCACTGCCAGACAGCGCTGTGTTCGCTGTCCACAGGTCTCAGCTGGTCTTTCCGCTTAATAAGCGGCATTACCCACGGACCTGCGACGACGATGCTCTCCTTGTTTGCCAGCGAAACATCCTTGTCCTCTCTGAGAGCGGTCTGAAGGGCCTTTATCGCAGTCACTCCGGATGATGCGAATACGACGTGGTCTATGTCGGGATCCGATGCAATAAGGGAAAGCGCGTCAATGCCGGTGAGGCAATTGTATCCGTCAGCTTTGAAGGCGGCCGCATGCGGTTCAGTGAGGCAAAGAGTCCTGGCCTTGTGGACCGAAGCAAGTTCTGTCAGCTTTGCTTCATTGCTTTTTGCAGCTAAAGCTACTATCTCAAATCGCTCCGGGAAACGTCCGCAAATATCTAAAACTGCCCCGCCTACGCTCCCCGTCGCACCTATGACAGCGACTCTGATCTTTGGTAAATTACTCACCGTTTCAGCCTATCAGTTCAAATATTACGAAAGCCAGGGTCCCGTTGACAAGGATACTGTCGAACCTGTCCAAAAGTCCGCCGTGTCCGGGGATCAATGATCCTGTGTCTTTGACCTTCGCTTCCCTCTTCAAAACGGATTCTCCCAGATCGCCCAGCTGCCCCGCGATCCCGCAAAGGAGTCCCATCAGAAGAAGGGGAAGGGGCGGGAATGAGAATATGAGGGCCAGAAATCCTCCGCATACCAGGCTTGCGGCAGCTCCGCCGAAGAACCCTTCCCAGGTCTTTTTTGGGCTGATCCTCTCACAGAGCAGATTTCTTCCGAGACGGCTCCCTACGATATAGGCCGCCACGTCGCAGCTCCAGGTACAAAAGAAGAGGGTCATCAAAAAGAGCGATCCCAGCTCCCTGGATCGGATGATTATCATGAAGGACCAGGGGAGGATTACATATGCGATGCCGACTATCGTAGCTCCCATATTTTCAAGGGCAAAGCTCTCTCCGCTGACCTGACGCCGCACCACCTCAAGAAAAAGCGCAACGAAGACTATTGCAGAGATCGAGCATAGTATAGCTGTAAGGCTCATGTCTGAAGAGGCTCCGATCAGTATGAAGGCTCCCGAGAGCATTATCAGCCAGGGCGAAATGTCATGCTTTGTGGAAAGAAGCCTGTAGAATTCCCAGAGCGAGAGCATGGCAACTATAAAGACCACCGAGTTCCAGAAATGTCCGCCCTTTATTATCCCGCCCAGTATTATAAGTACTATGAAGATGCTGCTGAAAGCTCTCAGTGGCAGATCTGGTATCGATGACAGAAAATTATTATGATTTGCCATATCTTCTTTCCCTCCTGTAGAAGTCGGCTACAGCCATTTCAAGATCCTGTCTGCCGAAGTCGGGCCAAAATTTATCAGTAAAATAATATTCGCTGTAGCTTCCCTGCCAAAGCCAGAAATTGCTCATCCTCAGTTCTCCGCTGGTCCTTATCAGGAGGTCCGGGTCCGGGATGTCCGGCAGGTAGAGATATTTGCGGAAGACCTCTTCGGTGACGGGCTGCGAGACCCCCTCTTCGATCATCCGGCTGACGGCGTCCAGTATCTCCTGTCTTCCGCCGTAATTCAGGCATACTACCAGCTGCATCGAATCGTTGTTCCTCGTCTTTTCTTCTGCATCCGAAAGTATTTCCCTGATATCCTCAGAAAGGGCAGAGAGGTTGCCCGCGAACCTGACCCTTGCATTTTCCCTGTTGAGCTCTTCAAGCTTAAGTTTCATGTAGTATTTGAGCAGTCCCATAAGGCCCAGCACTTCAGCTTTTGGCCTCTTCCAGTTCTCAGTTGAAAAGGCGTAAAGGGATACGCAGGGTATTCCAAGCTCTTTCGCTGCTGTGAGAGTTCTCTCGACGGCCTTTACCCCCTCCCTGTGTCCAAGTATCGCGGGAAGTCCCCGGGATCTTGCCCAGCGGCGGTTTCCGTCCATTATTATCCCTACGTGCTCCAGTCTTTTATCTTCCATCTTTTCCTACCCGAATTTGATGTGGCTTATGCTGCCTGTCTCCCTGACGATATCCCAAGCTCTTTTAACTTCCTGTATGTCGATCCACGTGAGGTGTTTTGGGCTCCCCTCTTTGGAAGATGCGTTCCTCAGAAGGTAACTTGGGTGGAACATGGGCATAACTGCGATGCCCCTCCAGTTGAACCACATGCCCCTGATTTTGGTTATGCCCTCGTTCGTCTTGAGTATCCACCTTGTAGGGGTATTCCCAAGCAGGATTATAAGGGCGGGGTCTATAAGCATGATCTGTGTCTGCAGATGCTGATCGCAGACTATCGTCTCCTCGGGGGTGGGCACCCTGTTTTCGGGCGGCCTGCACTTCACTATGTTGGTGATGTAGACATCCTTTCTGTCTATCCCTCCGGCAGTGAGGATCTGGGTCAAAAGCTGTCCGGCCCTTCCGACGAAGGGAAGCCCCTGAGCATCTTCATCCGCTCCCGGGCCTTCTCCGATGAACATGAGCCTGCTCCGTTCGTTTCCTTCGCCGAAGACGACGTTCGTCCTGGCAGCAGACAGGGGGCAGGCCCTGCATGACAGCGCCGTTTCCCTGGCCTTTTCCCAGAGGGCTTTCCGCGCTTTATCCTCTCCTTCGGGCGAGAGGTTCGGGATCCTTTTCGGATGTTCCATCAGATGATCACCTCTGTTATTATCACATCGACATTTTTGACGTTGAGCCCGGTGAAATACCTAACGCTTACAGCAGTCCTCTCCTTAACAAGAGTTGCGAGCGAGATGAAATTCTTTTCACCCAGGCTTGCCGCGATCTTGATCGTTATTGAAAGGCTTTCTTCGTTCTCCGGGCTTGCACTGACTTCAACTACTTTGGCGACCTGTGAGGTCCTCCCGGCAATAAATGTGACCAGCTCTTCAATTGCCTCGGGCTCTATGTGCACCTCGCCGTAGAAGCTGAAAGGGGGCCTCACGATAGTTTTTTCGCCTTCATGGTTGTCCTTCGACTTCCAGAAGACCCTCAGCTGTCCGACGAGCTTTCCGGCGAAGTTCTTCCTCACTAGGACATGCGATACCGGTATGACGTGCTTTCCCTTTGTGAATCGTTCCCTGCGTGCCTTGCTTATCTCCTCCGGGGCAGCTATCTCTTCGATCCTTATTACTCTTTCGGGCAGAGGCAGTTTCAATTTTTTGACTATCCTCATGACCATGTCATCCGAGGTCGCGATTATCATCAGAGAGCATGGCGCGGCCTTTGAAAAGAAATCCATGACCTCTTTACGGTGATCGTCGAACTCGAAGAGAGCTCTTCTTATCGCGCTTATCTGATTCCTCTCCGACTTTGCGCTCTTTCCGCATACAATGCTTCCCTTGAAAATCACCAGTCCGTCGTCGATTATAAAGTCAGCATCGACAATAGCTGCCACAGATTGGGCCCTTTGGCTCTTTCCGGTACCTGCGGCGCCAACGAAGGCATAAGTGGTCACCTGTTTGAGTTTTTCTTCAATATTTTGCTGAGCGTTGCTTCCGTCCATCAGACCGCCCTCTCAAGGATCATGCCGTAAGCTCTATGTCCGCTCCGAGAG
This portion of the Synergistaceae bacterium DZ-S4 genome encodes:
- the ispG gene encoding (E)-4-hydroxy-3-methylbut-2-enyl-diphosphate synthase — encoded protein: MGSRESVEIKGLSIGGNSPVRVESMIKTPLSDTDGCADECAALASEGCELIRVSLPELGLAPNMKALNERSPVPLMADIHFNHRLAIAALGSGCASIRINPGNMSDKKGIEDVIRLAHEMSAVIRIGANGGSISGAQLEHAKGDRAAALAYAVEEQVRILLDNSFENIIISAKSSSVTETVRANSILSQKFPFPLHIGITEAGSGTSGIVKGAAGISLMLAQGIGDTIRVSLTGPSIDEVRVGYSILRALEIRQKGCSIISCPTCGRRRMDVVRLVEEVTSLLPEDIKDGTTIAVMGCEVNGPREAAGADLGIAGTPDGFVLFRKGVPVCNDTAENLKKRLIEEIGRL
- a CDS encoding RIP metalloprotease, which produces MISLLSFLIVISICVISHEGGHYISARWRGVLIHEFSFGMGPSLWSRQKGETLWSLRAFPIGGFVKLEGEDSSEEDPKPEGYDPARSLSSKKPWERLLVLASGATVNLILAWLLTAALLAGHGIMDLDRPLVGKVMEGTPAFSAGIQPGDVIKSINGKELNKWSDIRETIQDKDVTDDLFQITLQRGGGMIGVDVDIPADPAHGGRLLGVQPGRITYPIHTALRKSLGYSWDMGVEILKGLWMVLTRKVQSDVVGPVGIAVMAGDALKQGIWSFIAFLGVINLHLGLLNLLPFPALDGGRIIFILAEMATGKKVPEKWEALIHYGGFMILISLIILVTGKDIIRLFFR
- a CDS encoding 1-deoxy-D-xylulose-5-phosphate reductoisomerase translates to MSNLPKIRVAVIGATGSVGGAVLDICGRFPERFEIVALAAKSNEAKLTELASVHKARTLCLTEPHAAAFKADGYNCLTGIDALSLIASDPDIDHVVFASSGVTAIKALQTALREDKDVSLANKESIVVAGPWVMPLIKRKDQLRPVDSEHSAVWQCLREDKKTEIKKIWLTASGGPFRNHTREMLEKVTPEETLSHPVWKMGPKITVDSATLMNKGIECIEAMQLFGLPAEKVSALIHPRSQVHGVVLFFDGTMKMLLSPPDMRLPAAAALAWPERLDLVGSGLSAIEPEMFDLTFREIDGSIFPCFGIACKAGEMGGAYPSLLVGADEAAVRAFLEGIIPFNAIPKIIEETLSGSKSSSPASLDEAVSLVSEGEKTAWRLCKNWRNVN
- a CDS encoding phosphatidate cytidylyltransferase, with amino-acid sequence MANHNNFLSSIPDLPLRAFSSIFIVLIILGGIIKGGHFWNSVVFIVAMLSLWEFYRLLSTKHDISPWLIMLSGAFILIGASSDMSLTAILCSISAIVFVALFLEVVRRQVSGESFALENMGATIVGIAYVILPWSFMIIIRSRELGSLFLMTLFFCTWSCDVAAYIVGSRLGRNLLCERISPKKTWEGFFGGAAASLVCGGFLALIFSFPPLPLLLMGLLCGIAGQLGDLGESVLKREAKVKDTGSLIPGHGGLLDRFDSILVNGTLAFVIFELIG
- the uppS gene encoding polyprenyl diphosphate synthase — protein: MEDKRLEHVGIIMDGNRRWARSRGLPAILGHREGVKAVERTLTAAKELGIPCVSLYAFSTENWKRPKAEVLGLMGLLKYYMKLKLEELNRENARVRFAGNLSALSEDIREILSDAEEKTRNNDSMQLVVCLNYGGRQEILDAVSRMIEEGVSQPVTEEVFRKYLYLPDIPDPDLLIRTSGELRMSNFWLWQGSYSEYYFTDKFWPDFGRQDLEMAVADFYRRERRYGKS
- a CDS encoding uracil-DNA glycosylase; this translates as MEHPKRIPNLSPEGEDKARKALWEKARETALSCRACPLSAARTNVVFGEGNERSRLMFIGEGPGADEDAQGLPFVGRAGQLLTQILTAGGIDRKDVYITNIVKCRPPENRVPTPEETIVCDQHLQTQIMLIDPALIILLGNTPTRWILKTNEGITKIRGMWFNWRGIAVMPMFHPSYLLRNASSKEGSPKHLTWIDIQEVKRAWDIVRETGSISHIKFG